The Dromaius novaehollandiae isolate bDroNov1 chromosome 3, bDroNov1.hap1, whole genome shotgun sequence genome includes the window ttcattaagaCAGTTCCAATACTTGTATAAACAGGGTTTATTGTACATGTGGGgctgaagggaaggggaagaggaagtatatatatattatatatgtacaGTGAACcattttcattaataaatttATTCTGTCTTGCTTAACACTGGAAAGAGGGAATGTGTCTGGCACCAAAaaaaaactgaaactgaaaaaatttaaaagcttaaGTTTTGAAAATTATAAAAACCGTGGTTTTACGGAAGGAAGTTAAAACATATATACATGGCGATTTAAGTGGTTTATACACTGAGTGACATGGTTGCATTTGTCTTTCAAACCAACTTATGGATTTTCTATTAATAGAACTGgcattaaaactatttaaaagctAGATTATAAATAAAACTTGAAGGGACTGCTCCAGGAACAGCCCAATAAAGCAACTCACAGTAACTCAGTAGACGTAATCAGTAATTCCCCTTGAGTATCAGGGAAATAGGCACTAACTGGGAAACAGTCCAAGTCCTGATGTTGCAGTTTCAGTGAAAGTCCATCTCTTGTTACTGCTGTGCCATATGCAATACCTTTTAAAATGTACCCCCGATTTCTCTGAAATTCGTAGAAACTGTTACGTTGTCTTTCTGAATCCCTTTAAAATAGGATAGATGTTTTCAAATGCTTCATAGATTTCTGCTCGGACTTTAGCACCTAGAAAAAGAGTGAAGTTATTCTGTATCTTTCTCCAGAGTCAAATACTTAACTTTAGCTTTTACAGTGCTTACCTGAATGCTTCATCTTTATGTAAATcctatgcacatatacatatatacacacatatatatgagtCCCTGTTTTCATTAATTGATAGGTTTTCTACACATTTCATATAAACCATACATTATCAGTCTTCTGACTGTATTTATTCTGATAACTGATAAACTTTGAACAGGACTTTCATTAGCACGTTTGTGTCTATGTTAGACTTGCAAATGAGATGTTCCTATATAGAAGTTCTTGAAGAGGCCCAACTACAAAGCATAGCCCCACAGGATGTTTCCAGAGAAAGGCCTTTGACCTGTGGAGCTTTTTTCAAGAGTATGAATATTGGGAAAGAGGTCTCGAAATGGAAGCAGTTTCAGAGGCATGCCACTCGCCATGGTGCAGGGACTTGCTCCTTTTGTATGCAAGTCTTGCATTTTTTCCTACATAGCGAGACTcaacaagaaaggaaatgaagagtGTGCTTGGAGTGCCCAAGGGCAAGTGTCTCCCCTTCCTTGGCTGTTGTATCACAGGAAAATGGCAGCAGCCTCTAGCCAAGCTAGCGTAGTCGCAGCTACCTAGCACACAGAAGCACATCTTCAGATTTTGCCAGAGAAGTCAATCTGTGCTCCTACGGCTTTCTGGGTACCTGTAAACTTGATGAGGTGTCATGATCACTAGTTATAAGAATTTACCCGAGTATGTTTGGTTTGCTTTCTGGGTTCTCATCTGTAAAGCACTGTACAATATGCTCTTTCTCAGTACCATCACCTCTAAAGCAAAGCAACTAGCAAGATACATACTTTTGATACCATTATGTGTTCTGTGTAATACAGTCTAAATCTAACCTACCAGAATAAGATACTGTCTTGACTTACCAGTTAAAACCACTtttccagaaacaaaaataagcagAACAATTCTCGGCTTGATCATTCTGTAGATTAAGCCAGGAAATAATTCCGGCTCATAGCTGTAAGAGAAGAGAGTGACACAGATTATATAAACATGCTAGCAGATAGATGTCCCAGTCTTTCAGCTGTCACACTGCAGGAACGGACAGAGCAGATGTTGGCTTCACCAACATTTGGGTTCACATTGGGCAACATAAGTACACTAGAGGAAGGGCAGTGATGGAAACAAAGAGGCTGATTTCCCTTTGGTGCAAGGGAACAGTCTGAACAGACGTCACTCTCTAGCTGGTCAAGTATACAACAAGAACGAAACATAAGCAAGCCTTTATTTACCTGCTGAACTGCTGGTGTGTAAGCACCAATCCTTCTAATCTGATGGGAAATTTCACATCGCAGCTCCCCACCatgttctgaattttaaaatccaAAAATTTTGCTGGAAAACCCAACTTCTGGACAACTCTAGCATACTTCCTTGCTGCCAGTCGGGACTGCTCTTCACTGAAGGGAGAAAAGAATATACATTTTATTCCCTTAGTATTACTTGAAGCAAAATGCATTAAACTACAAATATTTAACTGTGTAAAAAATGTTGAGAGGTGCAGTGGGGAGAATCACAAGCTGAGTTTTTACATCCAAAATTAACAACTAACATTGATTCTAATTTTGATACTAAGATCCTGAATGTGATTAATGTACTCACTGTCTATGAGGCAGAATACAGTAAGGTATAACTATATCATTTACACTCTTAGAATATCTACCTGAGTCCCTCTACGAAACCGAagctttttcttcagtcttcagtGTAGAACAACTTGGAACTACTGCTGGAAAATGCATGTTCCTACAGAAAAACTGTGAAACTCCTCTGCCTTATTCAGCCAAGGCACTCAAACCTGGATTTATTACAACTGCATGGCCGTACTTGCTTTGGCAGAACTCAGTTTGCTTCAGTTTTGTAAGCAGCTGAAAATCTCTGGTTGGTTCTAAGGCAGTACAGGACAATTTGATCTTCAAGTGTCACCAGGCAGAGAAAGTGTTCCCCGTATGGCTCTGTTCATTCACCTCTGCTCATTAACTTGTTCCTTTTGGATTCCTGAATGAAACCAAATGAAAGGAACAATTTCTCTCCTGCCTACGGGAGTTAAGCTTATGTTTGGTTTTCAATTCTTATGCTTCACTGATCATGTTAAGAACACATCAGACGACAGGGACCAGAGACTTGGATCTCCTGGCGAAATAATGAACTTGGAAAGCAGCACAGGTACAAATAACTGTTTCTAAACCACCATGCTACAATGGGAAGACAGTCTGAATTAATTTTCTTATAACAGGCTATGCATACCTTTTTGCTCCCGTGCACACCATTTTTCCAGAGCTGAATATAAGTGCAGTAGTACGAGGTTCTCTTATTCTCATAATAACAGCAGCAAAACGCTGAAATATGAAAGTTGAAACTATTAGCGATATATTGCTACAATAATTTGCATATTCCAAATCTGCATATTCTCAGTAGCATTTTATATtgtatttcacagaaatactAAATCCAAATATACTTATGGATCATGCATGATTGGAATATTTCAAGTAGCTTCAAATACACACACTTAGAGGTAGAGTCAGACAGGAAGGGTATTTTCCATTACATTCCTATTTTACTAAGCTCATTTCCCATTACTGTACATGCAACGTATAAATAATGCTAACACTTGCAATATAGAGAAGACTACAGCTTGAAAAATTAAGCCTTCCTCCCCATGTCCTGAAATTTGATCTGTTGTAAGCAAGGTAGAAGACTACATGCAAATGCTTCATGATCTattttgtctctgtatcttaaaAAAATGGACAGCGTTAGAACACTGCTAACAGAACATCTGGAAATCAAACTCAGAAGCCATGTTCGTTGGAAATGGAAGTCGCCTGAACTACCACAGTAAAACACAGCAGCCCAATTTGctctagctttttattttaagcacCTCTACCTCCATTTACAAATATTCTCAAACTCTCTGAAAGCAGGAGATACTGAAAACTAAGCTGGgcacgtgtgcgtgtgcacacacacacacacgcacccccgTTTACCTGTTATATTTAACCTGGATCAGTTCATCATGCAACCCCATAAACTCATCTGCTGACATAATTATGGCAGTAGCGTGGGCTACCTAACAACACATTTGTCAAACTATGGCTTAAATGATACAGCCAAGCAACATCTTTTTGATAGCTAAGTGTACTGACTAAAAGTCAGGCGTTGCATTACATAACCCTTCTTTCTCCCTGCTGTGGAAAACAGCCTTTCACATTGATCATTCCAGCCTACAAGTTTTACATAGCCATCTACTCCCTAACTTAAGAATTACCATAACAGGCTCAAATTTTGCTGCACTTAAATCTTACTCACATGCAATTATGTAACAGCATCATTGATATAAACTTAATGGTACAGTAACAGTTATTTCTTACATACACCTGTGTGCATGCCTTTAATCTTTGAGAGCTGAGTTCAGGTAAACTGTAGCAAAATCCTACATTATTAAAAcgaaataaaacaagaaaaaaaatcatacaccaaaagaaaactgaagcttTCACAAGGCAAGTCAATTCATTTACACAGCATctaaactttcattaaaaatagtGTCTAACTGGTGTGGCTGCAAAGGTAAATTTTCAAAGAAGagccaagcaaaagaaaaatgaagcaacatAATTTTCTTGATTCAGTGCTCCAGGGCCTctgctgtttttcacttttcCAAGCtaacccccctcctccccctgaaAATTAGTCATCAGTTTTCCAAAACTGCTGTTTAGAAACAGTGGGCAACTTTGAGATAGACAGGCAAAGATCAGCTTCACTTTGCTCTTCCACCAAACATAACCGTCATGGGTGGGGAGACGCTGGAAGCATTGTGGGACAACATGAAGGAGTGGAGCTCAAAGTGGAAGTGAGACTGTAAAAATCcagttgctgtgctgcagccacaAGAATTCCAGGGGAGCAGCCAGGCAGAGGAAGCCACAGCACACACAACAACCATGGCTCTGGCAGAAGCACAGAAACTgaattcttccttcctttctcctttttagGAGGTAGATAACAACATCAGACACTTTGGGCTAATATGAACTTTCTGATCACAACTAACAAATGTGTCCATGTGAGTAGTAGCTGAGGTGAGCTCTACATCCAAAAACTTTGCCAGTGTATTACACTGTTGGTTAGGTTCCTTGTAAATATGTTATGTTCTttctaaatataataaaatatgccCTAGTAAAAAAACACAGCTACGTcttcataaaaatgctttttactaATTTGAAGAATGGTCTAAGTtattaaagatctttttttaagCACTAGTATAAAACTGCATACATATGAGGATGGTTTTTCAATCTATCTATGACAGCAAACTACACTCAAAACCTACGCCTTTGTCACACCTGTTATAGGATGAAATCCTTCTCTTACCTTGGGGTTATATTCAGCATTTCGGGCACGAAGCGCAATGGTTTTTAGGTCAAGTTTGCAACCAAGGTTAACCGTGGAGACAATATTCCTGAAGATGGTTCAGAGAAATGTattaatgagaaaataaatatatttaaaaaatacatgctttcTCCCCATTTTTAATCA containing:
- the TBP gene encoding TATA-box-binding protein — encoded protein: MDQNNSLPPYAQGLASPQGAMTPGIPIFSPMMPYGTGLTPQPVQSTNSLSILEEQQRQQQQQQAAQQSTSQQATQGTSGQTPQLFHSQTLTTAPLPGTTPLYPSPMTPMTPITPATPASESSGIVPQLQNIVSTVNLGCKLDLKTIALRARNAEYNPKRFAAVIMRIREPRTTALIFSSGKMVCTGAKSEEQSRLAARKYARVVQKLGFPAKFLDFKIQNMVGSCDVKFPIRLEGLVLTHQQFSSYEPELFPGLIYRMIKPRIVLLIFVSGKVVLTGAKVRAEIYEAFENIYPILKGFRKTT